The Archangium primigenium genomic interval GCTGCGCGGCCTGGCCAACGCCGGTCCCGAGCGCTGGGCGCTGCGCCTGTCCTGGCTCGTGTCGCTGCTCGTGCTCGTCTTCTATCCGCCCATGCGCCTGTGCATGGCGCCCATCAACCTGGTGGCCCGGGGTTTTGGCCGCACGCTGCGCTTCGAGCCGCCGCCGCCGCCGCTCGAGGAGCTGGAGAAGCTGCTCGCCGCCCAGGCCGCCCAGGAAGAGGTGGACCAGAGCGCGCCCCAGCTCATCCGCTCCATCTTCGAGCTGTCCGACAAGCGCTGCCGGGACGTGATGGTGCCGCGCACGGACGTGGTGTGCGCGGACGTGTCCACCACGCCCACGGAGGTCCTGCGCCTCCTGGCCGAGGAGAACCACTCGCGCATCCCCGTCTACCGCGACGACGTGGACCGCATCGTCGGCGTGCTGCACGCGCGCGACCTGATTCCCCTCTTGCAGCACCCCGAGCTCATCGTGCTGCAGGACACCATCCGTCCGGCGCACTTCGTGCCCTGGCTCAAGCCCATCGGCGACCTGCTGCGCGAGATGCAGCGGCAGAAGATCCACATGGCCATCGTCGTGGACGAGTACGGCGGCTTCATGGGGATCGTCACGCTGGAGGACATCCTGCGGGAGATCGTCGGCGACATCGGCGACGAGTTCGAGCGGGAGGAGAAGCAGGTGGAGAAGCTGGCCGACGGCGGCTTCCTGGTGGACGCGGCGCTGGAGGTGGACCGCTTCACCCAGGCCTTCGGCTTCCCGCTGCCCGAGGGCGACTTCGACACCCTGGGCGGCTTCTTGTCCTCCATGGCCGGCCACCTGCCGGACGTGGGCGAGCGCTTCACCTACAACGGCTGGGCCTTCACCGTGTTCGCCAAGGAAGGCGCGCGGGTGGATCGGGTGCGGCTGTACAAGCTCAAGCCGCCCTCGCCCAAGGATGCCTCGCCGAGCCAGAAGGACGCGGCGGTCGGCGCGCCCCCGGACGCCTCCGAGTCGTCCGAGAGCAAGCGCTGAATGCGCGGCCTCACTCCGGCTTGAGCTGGAGGGGCTGGAAGCGGGCGAGCCGCAGGTCGCGCTGGTCCCGGAAGGGCAGTCGACGCACCGTGTGCCCGGCGAAGGTGAGCGCCACCGCGCCGTCCACCGCCACCCGCCAGGAGCGCGTACGCTCCAGGGAGGAGCCCTGGGGCTCGCAGACGAGCGGAAAGGAGACGGTGAGCGATTGATGCGCCCGGGCCGCCAGGGCCAGCGCCTCACCCCGTGTGCCCACCGCGTAGCGCCGCCCGTCCAAGCGCAGGGTGTAGTCCACGCCGGAGAGGGTCGCGTCCCAGGCGGAAGGATTGTCCACGTCCAGCACCAGCGTGAGCGAACCCTCGCCCTTGGGCGTGAAGACGAGCGTCACGTCCCGCACCCGCACCGCGTCGTCCAGGGCATCCGAGCGCAGGGACACCCCGGCACAGCCCACGAGGCCCGGCACGAGCGACAGGAAGAGGCGCCGGTGCATCAGCCCCCCAGCAGCGGCTTGAGGGCCTCCACGGTGAGCGGCCAACCCGTGCGGCGCGAGAGGGACTCCAGCGCGCGGACGAACTCCGCGGCGGACTGGAAGCGCCGCGTCTTGTCCGCGAAGAGGGCCTTGCGCACCACCTGCACCGCGTAGTCGGGCAGTTCCAGGGGCAGCGAGGACAGCAGCGGCACGCGCGCATCGCGCACCCGGTGCATCAGCTCCGCCTCGCCCTCGGCCACGTGCAGCCGGCGACCCGCCAGCATCTCCCAGAGCATGACGCCCACGGAGAACAAGTCACTGCGCGCGTCCACGGGCTGGCCCAGCACCTGCTCGGGGCTCATGTACGGCAGCGTGCCGCGCAGCGCACCCGAGTCCCCGCGCATCATCCCCTCCACGTCCGCCACCCCGAAGTCGGTGAGCTTCACGTCGCCCGCCACGCTCAGCAGCACGTTGGCCGGGTTGACGTCGCGGTGGATGATGGTGGCCCCACCCTCGCCGGCCTTGGCGCGGTGGATGTAGTCCAGCGCCTTGAGCACACACCAGGCGATGTAGCACGCCGCTTCCGGCGGCATCGCCGCGCCCGCCTTGAACAGGAGCTCCTGCATGAAGCCCAGCGTGCGGCCGGACACCAGCTCCTGGACCATCAGGTAGTCCGGGCCCGCCTTGAACAGGCGGAAGGTGCGCACGATGTTCGGATGACGCAGGCGCACGGTGAGCTTCGCCTCGTCGACGAAGGCCTTCACGTACGCGCCCTCGTTGCGGTAGGCGGGCAAGAGGCGCTTGAGGACGATCTCGTCCGGCTCTCCCGGCGAGCGCTGCGTCGAGGACTTGGCCCTCGCTTGGTACACTTCCGCCATCCCGCCAACCGCGAGACGGCCGACGACCTCGTAACCACCCAGGTCTGGTTGAGACGCCACGGCCTCACCCTACCCCAGCTTTGTCGGAAGCCCCACTATTCCGACAGCAGGGAGGTGAAGAGCCGCTCGTAGCGTCGCGCGGACGCGTCCCAGGAGAAGTCCTGGGCCATGCCCCGCCGCTGGAAGGCCCTCAAGCGGCCCGCGTCGGCGTACAGCGCCCGGGCCCGGTCGATGGCCGCCCGCAGCGCGTCCGGCTGGAAGTCGTGGAAGACGACGCCATTGCCCTCGGCGCCTTCACTCACCGTGTCCGCCAGTCCGCCCGTTGCCCGGACGAGGGGAATCGTGCCGTAGCGCAGGGAGTACATCTGGTTGAGGCCGCACGGCTCGTAGCGGCTGGGCATGACGAAGAAGTCCGAGCCCGCCTCCACCAGGTGCGACAGGCCCGCGTCGAAGCCGATGAAGATGCCCACCTGGCCGGGGTAGCGCGCCTGGAGCGCCTGGAGCCCGTCCACGTAGCGGCCCTCGCCGCTGCCCACCGCCACGAAGCGGATGCCCTGCTCGAGCGCCCCGGGGAGCACCTCCAGGAGCAGGTCCACGCCCTTCTGCCACGCCAGCCGCGACACGATGCCGAACACCGGCGCGTCCGTGGGCGCCAGCCCGAAGCGCCGCAGCAGCTCGGCGCGGCACGCCGCCTTGCCCGAGAGGTCCTCCGGGCCATAGCGCGCGGGCAGGAAGCCATCCGTCTCGGGGTTCCACTCCTCCACGTCGATGCCGTTGAGGATGCCGCTGAGCGCGTCCTGGCGCCGGCGCAGGAGCCCATCCAGGTTGGCCCCCGCCTCGGGCGACTGGATCTCCCGCGCGTAGGTGGGCGATACCGTGGTGAGCGCATCGCTGAACTGGATGGCGCCCTTGAGGAAGTTCACCCCGTCGTAGAACTCCAACCCCTGATCCGCGTTGAAGAGATCCCACGGCAGCCCCAGCTCCGGCATGATCTGTTTGCCGAAGTGCCCCTGGTAGGCGAGGTTGTGGATGGTGAGCACGCTCTTGGCGCGCCCGAGCGCCGTGCCCAGGAAGCCCCGCTTGTGGGCCACCGGCAAGAGCCCCGTCTGCCAGTCGTTCACGTGGAGGATGTCCGGCGTGAAGTCCAGACGCTGGCAGGCCTGGAGCGCCCCCAGGGACAGGTAGGCGTAGCGGCGGTGGTTGTCGCCGAACTCCCCGGACCGATCCCCGTAGAGGCCTTCCCGGTCGTAGTAG includes:
- a CDS encoding hemolysin family protein gives rise to the protein MPTWVLWTACLALVFFRGLIAAAESALYGTSDLKAQELAKTHPGSGDRVLRHKTEREPTATALRVGMVISGFLAAAIGAFVPPKLLDFTRLGEEPTLDVATVLAGALLVGVLATLVEVTLRGLANAGPERWALRLSWLVSLLVLVFYPPMRLCMAPINLVARGFGRTLRFEPPPPPLEELEKLLAAQAAQEEVDQSAPQLIRSIFELSDKRCRDVMVPRTDVVCADVSTTPTEVLRLLAEENHSRIPVYRDDVDRIVGVLHARDLIPLLQHPELIVLQDTIRPAHFVPWLKPIGDLLREMQRQKIHMAIVVDEYGGFMGIVTLEDILREIVGDIGDEFEREEKQVEKLADGGFLVDAALEVDRFTQAFGFPLPEGDFDTLGGFLSSMAGHLPDVGERFTYNGWAFTVFAKEGARVDRVRLYKLKPPSPKDASPSQKDAAVGAPPDASESSESKR
- a CDS encoding LEA type 2 family protein, with translation MHRRLFLSLVPGLVGCAGVSLRSDALDDAVRVRDVTLVFTPKGEGSLTLVLDVDNPSAWDATLSGVDYTLRLDGRRYAVGTRGEALALAARAHQSLTVSFPLVCEPQGSSLERTRSWRVAVDGAVALTFAGHTVRRLPFRDQRDLRLARFQPLQLKPE
- a CDS encoding protein kinase domain-containing protein: MASQPDLGGYEVVGRLAVGGMAEVYQARAKSSTQRSPGEPDEIVLKRLLPAYRNEGAYVKAFVDEAKLTVRLRHPNIVRTFRLFKAGPDYLMVQELVSGRTLGFMQELLFKAGAAMPPEAACYIAWCVLKALDYIHRAKAGEGGATIIHRDVNPANVLLSVAGDVKLTDFGVADVEGMMRGDSGALRGTLPYMSPEQVLGQPVDARSDLFSVGVMLWEMLAGRRLHVAEGEAELMHRVRDARVPLLSSLPLELPDYAVQVVRKALFADKTRRFQSAAEFVRALESLSRRTGWPLTVEALKPLLGG
- the glgA gene encoding glycogen synthase GlgA, with the translated sequence MKILYVASEVTPFSKTGGLGDVAGALPAALAALGHDVKVVSPLYGSIRDERIVPTGQSLELRFPFGTERGALQSLRVSPTLELLFLEHAGYYDREGLYGDRSGEFGDNHRRYAYLSLGALQACQRLDFTPDILHVNDWQTGLLPVAHKRGFLGTALGRAKSVLTIHNLAYQGHFGKQIMPELGLPWDLFNADQGLEFYDGVNFLKGAIQFSDALTTVSPTYAREIQSPEAGANLDGLLRRRQDALSGILNGIDVEEWNPETDGFLPARYGPEDLSGKAACRAELLRRFGLAPTDAPVFGIVSRLAWQKGVDLLLEVLPGALEQGIRFVAVGSGEGRYVDGLQALQARYPGQVGIFIGFDAGLSHLVEAGSDFFVMPSRYEPCGLNQMYSLRYGTIPLVRATGGLADTVSEGAEGNGVVFHDFQPDALRAAIDRARALYADAGRLRAFQRRGMAQDFSWDASARRYERLFTSLLSE